A DNA window from uncultured Methanoregula sp. contains the following coding sequences:
- a CDS encoding C1 family peptidase, with the protein MNYRLLIKPLVPVLFCLSFLICILHPVLAEEPEAYMQNLTWEELEADYLMYENASVYKPVSSIGAAPAYLVNEFPKYSYVNWSQGNCGNCWVWAGTGTLAQTLYKATGTSTPLSIQFFNSNYMNGNLNMQKPHDWACTGGFPYTFADIYTSGLNQSYPGGPFVVPWSNTNATYKDEDQEDNGYSQTTVPRNLIATTPNIGLSNIDAETILVPPYSNQTAAVENITRSLVDGKVIFYTMTLPNKTAWSQFRTDFWGYQPNATWDMDLYNQSFYNKTEGEGGAHAMILIGYNKTDASKANQYWIVQNSWGTSTNRTKGQYKLKMWMDYNASFNNNGWITQEFWVFNTTWKTDPTVSGISPSGGNTGTVTTTDLSGTNIASGADLMLKSATLTPRHAGSLMNGSGGALFVDPFRVTISGNYAYITGKSSNSLEIVNLTNPFMPVHEGRLVNGTGGAFLYGPVDVAVSGNYSYIADYTGNALEIIDISNPSAPVYKSKITDGTGGALLKGPQRVAVSGNLTYVASSNSNAIEIVNTANPSAPVHYASLVTGAGNALLNNPCDLEIADDYPYLYVASAGSNALEIVNITNPAAPSHMGSIVTGTDGALLSNPQSVTVAGYNAFVTSKGYDALEIVDISNQSAPVHRGSLAKTADVAWLNEPFDVAISADRKYAYVASNLGDTLDIIDVSDPAAPAYRTGLSNGNGGALLKNASSVALYRSLVYVTSMGQDALEVVAVDAIPATGIMVSPSTGITGSFNLTGAPTGTWNVVVTNVNNRFATFSNGFSVTQVPQPTPEPVSGGGDDDNDKATAEDKTAAHDTPGEASVSLKTNDLGQTLAPYTVETTEESPVNVEVSIPQSTKSLTAAGAPLSEVTVTPVSPETVAGITGSTAPPEGAVFAAGGIGVECSPAGATFSQPVTISFTMSRAQWDDALAQAGGRSQDITIQYFDTAAKSWVSLPTTIDSSTRTVSTTTKHFSFFAVFVKAARTATTAPTRVTYSWETPTPAAVIQTPTAAITRQTPVPAPAPSQSGFPLVTIATVIAGIVVLSGIILLLRRWWIRRQNPALFRKYD; encoded by the coding sequence ATGAACTACCGCCTTCTGATAAAACCCCTGGTCCCTGTTCTTTTCTGCCTGAGTTTCCTGATCTGCATCCTGCATCCGGTGCTGGCCGAAGAACCTGAGGCATACATGCAGAATCTCACCTGGGAGGAGCTGGAAGCAGATTACCTGATGTATGAAAATGCATCCGTCTACAAACCCGTCTCATCGATAGGAGCGGCTCCGGCGTATCTTGTCAATGAGTTTCCCAAGTATTCGTACGTTAACTGGAGCCAGGGAAACTGCGGGAACTGCTGGGTCTGGGCCGGCACGGGCACGCTCGCCCAAACCCTGTACAAAGCCACCGGAACCTCAACCCCGCTGTCCATCCAGTTCTTCAATTCCAATTACATGAACGGGAATCTCAACATGCAAAAGCCCCATGACTGGGCCTGCACCGGGGGATTTCCCTATACCTTTGCCGATATTTACACAAGCGGTCTGAACCAGTCATACCCGGGCGGGCCGTTTGTGGTTCCCTGGAGCAACACAAATGCTACATACAAGGATGAGGATCAGGAGGACAACGGGTATAGCCAGACAACGGTCCCAAGAAACCTCATTGCAACTACACCGAACATCGGGCTGAGCAACATTGATGCAGAAACGATACTGGTTCCCCCGTATTCAAACCAGACAGCCGCAGTGGAGAACATCACCCGTTCCCTGGTTGACGGCAAGGTTATTTTCTATACAATGACCCTGCCCAACAAAACTGCATGGAGCCAGTTCAGAACTGATTTCTGGGGATATCAGCCCAATGCCACCTGGGACATGGACCTGTATAATCAGTCCTTTTACAACAAAACCGAGGGGGAAGGCGGGGCCCATGCCATGATCCTCATCGGGTACAATAAGACCGACGCGAGCAAAGCCAACCAGTACTGGATTGTCCAGAACAGCTGGGGCACGAGCACGAACCGTACCAAGGGCCAGTACAAGCTCAAGATGTGGATGGACTACAATGCATCCTTCAACAACAACGGCTGGATAACGCAGGAATTCTGGGTCTTCAATACAACGTGGAAGACCGATCCAACGGTGAGCGGCATCTCGCCTTCGGGCGGCAACACGGGAACCGTCACCACCACGGATCTTTCAGGAACGAACATTGCAAGCGGTGCAGACCTGATGCTGAAATCAGCAACCCTCACACCGCGGCACGCAGGGAGCCTGATGAACGGCTCGGGCGGGGCGCTTTTCGTTGATCCGTTCAGGGTTACCATCTCCGGAAATTATGCATACATCACCGGCAAGTCAAGCAATTCCCTGGAGATCGTGAACCTGACCAATCCCTTCATGCCGGTACATGAAGGCAGGCTTGTCAACGGGACCGGCGGGGCTTTCCTGTATGGGCCCGTGGATGTGGCCGTATCCGGCAACTATTCCTATATTGCGGATTACACAGGGAATGCCCTTGAGATCATCGACATCTCCAACCCTTCTGCACCGGTCTATAAAAGCAAAATCACCGACGGGACCGGTGGGGCCCTTCTCAAAGGTCCGCAGAGAGTAGCGGTTTCGGGGAATCTTACGTATGTTGCCAGTTCCAACAGCAATGCCATTGAGATTGTGAATACCGCCAACCCGTCTGCTCCCGTGCATTATGCGAGTCTGGTAACCGGGGCAGGCAATGCACTCCTGAACAACCCGTGCGATCTCGAGATTGCCGATGATTACCCGTACTTATATGTCGCCAGTGCCGGGAGCAACGCCCTTGAGATCGTGAATATCACCAATCCCGCAGCTCCCTCGCATATGGGAAGCATAGTGACCGGAACCGACGGGGCACTGCTTTCCAATCCGCAGAGCGTGACTGTGGCCGGGTACAATGCATTTGTCACCAGCAAGGGATATGACGCACTGGAGATTGTCGATATCAGTAACCAGTCCGCACCGGTTCACCGGGGAAGCCTGGCAAAGACCGCTGACGTAGCATGGCTGAACGAACCGTTTGATGTCGCAATTTCAGCAGACAGGAAATATGCATACGTTGCAAGCAACCTGGGTGACACCCTGGATATCATCGATGTTTCCGACCCCGCTGCACCGGCATACAGAACCGGACTTTCAAACGGGAACGGCGGAGCATTGCTTAAAAATGCGAGCAGCGTTGCATTATACCGGTCCCTTGTCTATGTCACTTCCATGGGTCAGGACGCCCTTGAGGTCGTAGCCGTGGATGCCATTCCGGCAACGGGAATCATGGTATCTCCTTCAACCGGCATCACCGGGTCTTTCAACCTGACCGGCGCGCCCACGGGAACCTGGAACGTGGTGGTGACCAATGTCAACAACCGGTTTGCCACGTTTTCCAATGGTTTTTCGGTAACCCAGGTCCCGCAGCCAACACCCGAGCCGGTATCCGGAGGGGGCGATGACGACAACGACAAGGCAACTGCAGAGGATAAAACAGCTGCCCATGATACCCCCGGGGAGGCAAGCGTGTCCCTGAAGACCAATGATCTTGGCCAGACCCTTGCTCCCTACACGGTCGAGACAACGGAAGAATCGCCCGTAAACGTCGAGGTATCGATCCCCCAGTCAACGAAATCGCTCACCGCTGCAGGAGCCCCGTTAAGCGAAGTCACCGTAACCCCGGTCTCGCCGGAGACAGTTGCAGGGATTACCGGGAGTACTGCCCCACCGGAGGGGGCCGTCTTTGCAGCAGGGGGCATTGGTGTCGAATGTTCACCGGCCGGGGCAACCTTCAGCCAGCCGGTCACCATCTCCTTCACCATGTCAAGAGCCCAGTGGGACGATGCACTGGCCCAGGCGGGGGGCAGGTCCCAGGATATCACCATCCAGTATTTCGATACTGCTGCAAAATCCTGGGTATCCCTCCCGACAACCATTGACAGCAGCACCCGCACCGTCTCAACCACGACAAAGCACTTCAGCTTCTTTGCGGTCTTTGTCAAAGCAGCCAGGACTGCCACAACTGCCCCCACACGGGTCACGTATTCCTGGGAGACCCCGACACCGGCTGCAGTGATTCAGACACCAACTGCTGCCATTACCAGACAGACTCCCGTTCCGGCACCTGCACCATCGCAGTCCGGTTTCCCCCTCGTAACGATTGCTACAGTCATTGCCGGTATCGTAGTTTTATCCGGCATTATCCTGCTGCTCAGACGCTGGTGGATCCGCAGGCAGAACCCGGCATTGTTCCGGAAATACGACTGA